From the genome of Populus alba chromosome 10, ASM523922v2, whole genome shotgun sequence, one region includes:
- the LOC118061498 gene encoding acireductone dioxygenase 2 isoform X1: protein MLNPGFLKGSQRRSHSSNGTWMIVTKTRLPHHREPNEFVFGPTFCWWLDADDYETDEELKKIREEHGYSCVDFCEVFPEKLPDYEEKIKDFFEEHFHTDKEIRHSVAGSGYFDVRDHNDRWIRAWVKKGGMIVLPAGIYQVVYNKKYARELVVRGRMGKTPLFHHPISS, encoded by the exons ATGTTGAATCCTGGTTTTCTTAAAG GATCCCAAAGAAGAAGTCATTCAAGCAATGGTACATGGATGATAGTGACGAAGACAAGGCTGCCTCATCACAGGGAGCCCAATGAATTTGTCTTTGGACCAACTTTCTG TTGGTGGCTTGATGCTGACGACTATGAAACAGATGAAGAGTTGAAGAAGATACGTGAAGAGCATGGATATTCCTGCGTG gaCTTCTGTGAAGTTTTCCCAGAGAAGCTGCCTGATTATGAAGAGAAGATCAAAGACTTTTTTGAAGAACATTTTCACACTGATAAGGAGATTCGCCACTCTGTGGCTGGAAGTG GTTATTTCGATGTTAGGGATCATAATGATCGCTGGATTCGTGCTTGGGTGAAGAAAGGTGGAATGATTGTCTTACCTGCTGGAATTTATCAAGTggtatataacaaaaaatatgcaAGAGAGCTTGTTGTTCGTGGAAGAATGGGAAAAACTCCTCTGTTTCACCATCCCATTTCTTCGTGA
- the LOC118061498 gene encoding acireductone dioxygenase 2 isoform X2 — protein MIVTKTRLPHHREPNEFVFGPTFCWWLDADDYETDEELKKIREEHGYSCVDFCEVFPEKLPDYEEKIKDFFEEHFHTDKEIRHSVAGSGYFDVRDHNDRWIRAWVKKGGMIVLPAGIYQVVYNKKYARELVVRGRMGKTPLFHHPISS, from the exons ATGATAGTGACGAAGACAAGGCTGCCTCATCACAGGGAGCCCAATGAATTTGTCTTTGGACCAACTTTCTG TTGGTGGCTTGATGCTGACGACTATGAAACAGATGAAGAGTTGAAGAAGATACGTGAAGAGCATGGATATTCCTGCGTG gaCTTCTGTGAAGTTTTCCCAGAGAAGCTGCCTGATTATGAAGAGAAGATCAAAGACTTTTTTGAAGAACATTTTCACACTGATAAGGAGATTCGCCACTCTGTGGCTGGAAGTG GTTATTTCGATGTTAGGGATCATAATGATCGCTGGATTCGTGCTTGGGTGAAGAAAGGTGGAATGATTGTCTTACCTGCTGGAATTTATCAAGTggtatataacaaaaaatatgcaAGAGAGCTTGTTGTTCGTGGAAGAATGGGAAAAACTCCTCTGTTTCACCATCCCATTTCTTCGTGA
- the LOC118061495 gene encoding chlorophyllase-2, translating into MSSSSAIATVATTVFEAGKYTTVLQKVESRTTCCTAKTSPPLPVPPPKPLLIVMPCEAGEFPLLVFLHGYLLYNSFYSQLLQHIASHGFIVIAPQLYLVAGQDSSDEIKSVAATTNWLSEGLHHLLPPHVKPNLSKLGLAGHSRGGKTAFALALEKAATTLKFSALIGVDPVDGMGKGKQTPPPVLTYVPHSFDLDMAIMVIGSGLGELKKNPLFPPCAPEGVNHKDFFKECKGPASYFVVKDYGHLDMLDDDTEGIRGKTTYCLCKNGKSREPMRKFIGGVVVAFMKAYLGGDSSDLMAIKGGQTGPVELQTAEYIL; encoded by the exons ATGTCCTCCTCTTCTGCTATAGCAACTGTTGCTACTACTGTGTTTGAGGCTGGGAAGTATACAACAGTGCTTCAAAAAGTAGAATCAAGAACTACATGCTGCACCGCAAAGACTTCACCTCCACTTCCTGTTCCACCTCCGAAACCACTCTTGATTGTTATGCCATGTGAAGCAGGGGAATTCCCACTTCTTGTTTTTCTCCATGGTTACCTTCTTTACAATTCTTTCTACTCCCAGCTCCTGCAACATATTGCTTCTCATGGGTTCATTGTCATTGCTCCTCAG TTATATCTTGTGGCTGGACAAGATTCTAGTGATGAAATTAAATCTGTGGCTGCAACCACAAACTGGCTATCCGAAGGACTGCATCACCTACTTCCACCCCATGTTAAACCAAATCTAAGCAAGCTAGGCCTTGCAGGCCATAGTCGAGGTGGCAAGACTGCTTTTGCATTAGCTCTTGAGAAAGCAGCAACCACATTAAAATTCTCAGCACTAATTGGTGTGGACCCAGTTGATGGAATGGGCAAAGGGAAACAAACCCCTCCGCCAGTACTCACGTATGTTCCTCATTCGTTTGATCTTGATATGGCAATCATGGTCATTGGTTCTGGCTTGGGTGAGCTGAAGAAGAACCCTCTGTTCCCTCCTTGTGCACCTGAGGGTGTTAATCATAAGGATTTTTTCAAAGAATGTAAAGGGCCGGCTAGTTATTTCGTTGTTAAGGATTATGGACATCTTGATATGCTAGATGATGATACTGAAGGGATTAGAGGAAAAACCACATATTGTCTGTGCAAGAATGGGAAGTCCAGGGAGCCGATGAGGAAATTTATTGGAGGAGTTGTGGTCGCATTTATGAAAGCATACTTGGGAGGTGATAGCAGTGACTTGATGGCTATAAAGGGTGGGCAGACCGGACCGGTGGAACTTCAAACTGCTGAATATATTCTCTGA
- the LOC118061494 gene encoding VAN3-binding protein isoform X1, with amino-acid sequence MDKPIAEPWRPEPAHFRPPETPREPMEFLSRSWSLSALEVSKALAPPQMVFSSKTNPCGASGMIQEDIIGELEESGATVSGNPFSFASSETSQMVLERIMSQSQEVSPRTSGRLSHSSGPLNGSLTDSPPVSPSEMDDVKYCRSNNPHNTQFRAPAVTPGGNAITAAATGGGGGGGKTVGRWLKDRREKKKEETRAHNAQLHAAISVAGVAAAIAAIAAATAASSGAGKDEQMAKTDMAVASAATLVAAQCVEAAEAMGAEREHLASVVNSAVNVRSAGDIMTLTAAAATALRGAATLKARALKEVWNIAAVIPVDKGLAVAGGNGSNGSSNGSFSGELVPEENFLGICSRELLARGCELLKRTRKGDLHWKIVSVYVNRMNQVMLKMKSKHVAGTITKKKKNVVVEVIKDMPAWPGRHLLEGGEHRRYFGLKTLQRGVVEFECMNQKEYDLWTQGVSRLLSIAAEKGNRHRV; translated from the exons ATGGACAAACCCATAGCAGAGCCATGGCGACCGGAACCGGCCCATTTCCGGCCACCGGAAACACCACGTGAGCCCATGGAGTTTCTGTCACGTTCATGGAGCTTGTCAGCGTTGGAGGTATCAAAAGCCCTGGCTCCACCACAGATGGTTTTCTCTAGCAAGACCAACCCATGTGGTGCTAGTGGTATGATACAGGAGGATATTATTGGAGAGTTGGAGGAGAGTGGTGCTACTGTTTCTGGAAACCcgttttcttttgcttcatcTGAGACTTCCCAGATGGTCTTGGAAAGAATCATGTCACAGTCG CAGGAGGTATCTCCACGCACTTCAGGCAGACTCTCCCATAGCAGTGGACCTCTCAATGGTTCCTTAACGGACAGCCCTCCTGTTTCCCCTTCTGAAATGGATGATGtcaag TATTGTCGATCCAACAACCCTCATAACACACAATTCCGTGCACCTGCGGTAACTCCTGGTGGCAATGCCATCACAGCCGCCGCCacgggtggtggtggtggtggtggtaagaCTGTTGGTAGGTGGTTGAAGGACAGgagggagaagaaaaaggaggagacTCGAGCCCATAATGCGCAGCTTCATGCTGCGATATCTGTGGCAGGGGTTGCTGCTGCCATTGCTGCAATTGCGGCTGCAACAGCTGCCTCTTCGGGGGCTGGGAAAGATGAGCAAATGGCAAAGACTGACATGGCGGTGGCATCAGCTGCAACATTGGTGGCTGCACAATGCGTGGAGGCAGCAGAGGCCATGGGGGCAGAGCGTGAGCACCTTGCATCTGTTGTGAACTCTGCCGTGAATGTGCGTTCTGCTGGTGATATCATGACATtaactgctgctgctgcaacag CGTTACGTGGTGCAGCAACATTGAAGGCGAGAGCATTGAAGGAAGTCTGGAATATTGCAGCAGTCATTCCCGTGGACAAAGGATTAGCTGTAGCTGGTGGAAATGGCAGTAATGGTAGTTCTAATGGTAGTTTCAGTGGTGAACTGGTGCCTGAAGAAAATTTCTTAGGCATATGCAGCAGGGAATTGCTTGCCAGAGGCTGTGAGCTACTCAAGCGCACCCGCAAAG GTGACCTTCACTGGAAGATAGTTTCTGTTTATGTCAACCGAATGAATCAG GTCATGTTGAAGATGAAGAGCAAACATGTAGCTGGGACCataacgaaaaagaaaaaga ATGTGGTGGTCGAGGTGATCAAAGATATGCCCGCCTGGCCAGGCCGCCACTTGCTAGAGGGTGGTGAGCATCGCCGGTATTTCGGTTTGAAGACTTTGCAACGGGGTGTTGTCGAATTCGAGTGCATGAACCAGAAGGAATATGATCTCTGGACTCAAGGTGTCTCGAGACTTCTCTCCATAGCAGCAGAAAAGGGCAACAGACATAGAGTGTGA
- the LOC118061494 gene encoding VAN3-binding protein isoform X2, which produces MDKPIAEPWRPEPAHFRPPETPREPMEFLSRSWSLSALEVSKALAPPQMVFSSKTNPCGASGMIQEDIIGELEESGATVSGNPFSFASSETSQMVLERIMSQSEVSPRTSGRLSHSSGPLNGSLTDSPPVSPSEMDDVKYCRSNNPHNTQFRAPAVTPGGNAITAAATGGGGGGGKTVGRWLKDRREKKKEETRAHNAQLHAAISVAGVAAAIAAIAAATAASSGAGKDEQMAKTDMAVASAATLVAAQCVEAAEAMGAEREHLASVVNSAVNVRSAGDIMTLTAAAATALRGAATLKARALKEVWNIAAVIPVDKGLAVAGGNGSNGSSNGSFSGELVPEENFLGICSRELLARGCELLKRTRKGDLHWKIVSVYVNRMNQVMLKMKSKHVAGTITKKKKNVVVEVIKDMPAWPGRHLLEGGEHRRYFGLKTLQRGVVEFECMNQKEYDLWTQGVSRLLSIAAEKGNRHRV; this is translated from the exons ATGGACAAACCCATAGCAGAGCCATGGCGACCGGAACCGGCCCATTTCCGGCCACCGGAAACACCACGTGAGCCCATGGAGTTTCTGTCACGTTCATGGAGCTTGTCAGCGTTGGAGGTATCAAAAGCCCTGGCTCCACCACAGATGGTTTTCTCTAGCAAGACCAACCCATGTGGTGCTAGTGGTATGATACAGGAGGATATTATTGGAGAGTTGGAGGAGAGTGGTGCTACTGTTTCTGGAAACCcgttttcttttgcttcatcTGAGACTTCCCAGATGGTCTTGGAAAGAATCATGTCACAGTCG GAGGTATCTCCACGCACTTCAGGCAGACTCTCCCATAGCAGTGGACCTCTCAATGGTTCCTTAACGGACAGCCCTCCTGTTTCCCCTTCTGAAATGGATGATGtcaag TATTGTCGATCCAACAACCCTCATAACACACAATTCCGTGCACCTGCGGTAACTCCTGGTGGCAATGCCATCACAGCCGCCGCCacgggtggtggtggtggtggtggtaagaCTGTTGGTAGGTGGTTGAAGGACAGgagggagaagaaaaaggaggagacTCGAGCCCATAATGCGCAGCTTCATGCTGCGATATCTGTGGCAGGGGTTGCTGCTGCCATTGCTGCAATTGCGGCTGCAACAGCTGCCTCTTCGGGGGCTGGGAAAGATGAGCAAATGGCAAAGACTGACATGGCGGTGGCATCAGCTGCAACATTGGTGGCTGCACAATGCGTGGAGGCAGCAGAGGCCATGGGGGCAGAGCGTGAGCACCTTGCATCTGTTGTGAACTCTGCCGTGAATGTGCGTTCTGCTGGTGATATCATGACATtaactgctgctgctgcaacag CGTTACGTGGTGCAGCAACATTGAAGGCGAGAGCATTGAAGGAAGTCTGGAATATTGCAGCAGTCATTCCCGTGGACAAAGGATTAGCTGTAGCTGGTGGAAATGGCAGTAATGGTAGTTCTAATGGTAGTTTCAGTGGTGAACTGGTGCCTGAAGAAAATTTCTTAGGCATATGCAGCAGGGAATTGCTTGCCAGAGGCTGTGAGCTACTCAAGCGCACCCGCAAAG GTGACCTTCACTGGAAGATAGTTTCTGTTTATGTCAACCGAATGAATCAG GTCATGTTGAAGATGAAGAGCAAACATGTAGCTGGGACCataacgaaaaagaaaaaga ATGTGGTGGTCGAGGTGATCAAAGATATGCCCGCCTGGCCAGGCCGCCACTTGCTAGAGGGTGGTGAGCATCGCCGGTATTTCGGTTTGAAGACTTTGCAACGGGGTGTTGTCGAATTCGAGTGCATGAACCAGAAGGAATATGATCTCTGGACTCAAGGTGTCTCGAGACTTCTCTCCATAGCAGCAGAAAAGGGCAACAGACATAGAGTGTGA